In Osmia bicornis bicornis chromosome 10, iOsmBic2.1, whole genome shotgun sequence, one genomic interval encodes:
- the LOC114873843 gene encoding oligosaccharyltransferase complex subunit ostc-B: MEYIYRLPFLALEVPNLKLKKPSWFVKPSAMVVFSFILFSYFLVTGGIIYDVIVEPPSVGSTTDEHGHTRPVAFMPYRVNGQYIMEGLASSFLFTLGGVGFIVLDQTHSPSTPKLNRILLICVGFISITVSFITCWIFMRMKLPGYLQS; this comes from the exons ATGGAATATATATACCGTTTACCATTTTTGGCATTAGAAGTACCTAATTTGAAGTTAAAAAAGCCATCATGGTTCGTGAAACCCAGTGCTATGGTCGTTTTCTCATTCATActgttttcatattttctagTAACAGGAG GTATAATATATGACGTAATTGTGGAACCACCTAGTGTAGGCTCTACAACCGATGAACATGGTCACACAAGACCT GTGGCATTTATGCCATATCGTGTGAATGGTCAATATATCATGGAAGGATTAGCGTCTAGCTTTCTTTTCACTTTAGGTGGAGTTGGCTTTATAGTATTAGATCAAACACATAGTCCATCAACTCCCAAACTTAATAGAATTCTTTTAATATGTGTTGGATTTATTAGCATTACAGTATCATTTATTACCTGTTGGATTTTCATGAGGATGAAG